The genomic region CAGCAAACGGATCGCCGCGATGGCGGACGGAAACACCGAGCCGTCGGCCTCCGCCTCGTCGAGCACGCCGCCGAGCCTGCGGTACTCCACGGGCGTGAGGAACCGCTCGCGGCGGTTCTCCCTGTAGCGCCGCACCGACCGGCACGGATTGCGCCGCGGCGGCGTCATGCCCCAGGCCTCGGCAAGGCGGAACATCCTGGCAAGCACCTTCACGGCCTGGTTCGCCTGATAGGGCTTGTCGCGCAACTTGTGGTGCAGCGCCAGGACCTGTGGGCGGTCCACCTCCGAGAGCCGCAGCTTCCCCAACTCCGGCACGACATACATCCGGACTAACCGCTCAAAGGCTTCCACCGTCCCCGGGCGGCAGTTCACCCGGACATGGGCCTCCATGTAGCGCTCGGCGAGTTCGGCAACGGTGGGCTCGGGAGCGGTCTGTGCCGGTTCCGGATCGACGCCGCGCTTGATGCGGTCAATCACGGTCGCCGCCTTGCGCCGAGCCTCGTCCGGCGCCATTTCTCCGTAGCGGCCGAGGGCGAAGCGCTTCGGCCCGCCCGCAGGACCGCGTGTCTGGACGCACCAGACCTTGCGCCCGGAGGCGTAGACGCGTATGCCGAAGCCAGGCATGTTGCGGTCCCAGACCACGGTAT from Deltaproteobacteria bacterium harbors:
- a CDS encoding tyrosine-type recombinase/integrase; the encoded protein is MRGQEPIKLTKRAVDALSVESRDTVVWDRNMPGFGIRVYASGRKVWCVQTRGPAGGPKRFALGRYGEMAPDEARRKAATVIDRIKRGVDPEPAQTAPEPTVAELAERYMEAHVRVNCRPGTVEAFERLVRMYVVPELGKLRLSEVDRPQVLALHHKLRDKPYQANQAVKVLARMFRLAEAWGMTPPRRNPCRSVRRYRENRRERFLTPVEYRRLGGVLDEAEADGSVFPSAIAAIRLLLLTGCRRNEIVTLRWDDVDWTAGELHIRDGKTGHRRVPLTPAVEAVLERIPRIESNPWVITGQKAGDHLKNLDAVWLRLRERAGLLGVRIHDCRHSYASRALALGEGLPMIGRLLGHRKVTTTARYAHLARDSEKASAAKVGGSIGADLLPPRVGAG